Within the Pengzhenrongella sicca genome, the region GCAGGCACGGTCCCGCCCGCCCGCGCCCAGCCGAGCATCGCGGAGCTGACCTACGCGATGATCGCGGAGCACCCGTACCGGTACACGTCCGACGACGTGATCTTCACCGTGTGGGCGGACCGGCGCGGCATCGAGCCGGCGGACCGGCCCGCCGCGCGTGCGCGATTCTTCGGCACCGGCCAGCCGTGCCTGCGCTCAAGCGACCTCGGCAAGCGCTACGGCTGGGGCGTGCACG harbors:
- a CDS encoding DUF6157 family protein — translated: MATTHTTNYVDTFIAVADDCAATAGTVPPARAQPSIAELTYAMIAEHPYRYTSDDVIFTVWADRRGIEPADRPAARARFFGTGQPCLRSSDLGKRYGWGVHADSGGRVALYPIESAEYALLSSGTGPAGDATTVTRAMRSRRSG